A region of Paenibacillus sp. JNUCC-31 DNA encodes the following proteins:
- a CDS encoding glycosyltransferase family protein, producing the protein MAAIKKARPNTKVTLFLHSLTFVPKAQGVQNSLKHADIIIANSSSLKSKLTDRFPTQAHKIRTVELGVDVNRFRPPSESECKILRAKYAIGKTFAILFVGRVIPRKGVPVLLKATHLADQQVPFTILLLGREKTPI; encoded by the coding sequence ATGGCTGCCATTAAAAAAGCTCGACCGAATACCAAAGTAACCCTCTTCCTACATTCGCTTACATTCGTTCCTAAAGCTCAGGGTGTACAGAATAGCTTGAAACATGCTGATATTATTATTGCAAACAGTAGTTCATTAAAGAGCAAACTAACCGATCGCTTCCCAACTCAGGCACACAAAATCCGTACAGTTGAACTTGGGGTAGACGTTAATAGGTTTAGACCGCCAAGTGAATCTGAGTGTAAAATCCTTCGGGCTAAGTATGCCATTGGTAAAACATTTGCTATTCTGTTTGTAGGGCGGGTTATTCCGCGCAAGGGAGTTCCAGTTTTGCTGAAGGCAACCCATCTTGCCGATCAACAAGTCCCGTTCACCATATTATTGCTGGGAAGGGAAAAGACTCCCATATGA